A window of Glycine soja cultivar W05 chromosome 13, ASM419377v2, whole genome shotgun sequence genomic DNA:
AAAGGTGCTATtgattgtttattttgttttggctCTAAATTTTATGGTTTTACTGTTAGATTTACTTTAGTAATGGTGGAGAGTTGAATGGTATTCCTCATATACGAACTCTTAGAGAATTTCCTAGGGAGGAGCTTTTTGGAAAAGTTGTCATGGTCAGATTTGATTCTAACATATTGCTCAGGCGAGAGTGTGACAAGAAGAATCAATCAGTTTATAATGCAACATATACGATTAAATATTTACATGAAGCTGGAGCAAATGTCATCTTGGTCAGTGATTGGAATATGAATACTCCAGAATTTCACATAGAGTCAGTCGCAGGTACTTTCTTAAAGGCTTTTTGTTTAACCCTTGTTTTTAGTTTCCAGTTGCCATGGTGAAGTTCGGCTATTATGCCATTATATGAACTGTTTATAGCAACACTAGTTTATTAAGAGAAGGAAAGacagaaaaaatttatttaaataaaaaatgtaatcaaTGTGGGCAATGGAATTAacaaatgacttattttatgtAAGGAAGCTTACATGTTGGATAATTGATAATCTCTATGCTATAGATTTCGTATCAGAAGTTCTTCAAATACAAGTTGTTCCACTTCATGGAAGTTCTTTTAACAAGCTATCAAAGACTAATGGCCTTGAGAAAGAGAATATCCTTCTTCTTGAGAATCTTTCTAATATCAAAGAGGAAGTTGCTAATAGTTTGGAGTTTGCTAGAGTATTATCGTCAGGAGTTGATATTTTTGTCAATGACTCCTTCTCCAACTCTCATAAAGTTCTAGCATCTACTGTTGGTGTCACCCGTTTCTGCTATGTCTGTATAGCTGGTTTTCACTTTGAGGAGAGGCTTTGTCTGCTGAAGAATCTTGCAGAGGAAAGCAGGAAGCCATATGTAGCAATTGTATGTCTACTCTGCTACTATAGCATtagatataataaataattttccatTCAAGAAAGGCTCATGttcttttattgataaatttgttCACTGATTGTTTTTCTTGCAATCCAGCTTGGAGGGGGTAATCTCTATGATAAAGCAGCTTCCTTTCAGTTTTTAGCTTCCAGATGTCAAGGGTTTGTATTTGTGGGAATGATGTCATTTCAAGTAATGCATGCATTAGGAGTATCTGTTCCTCGTAATTTAGTGGACCATAAGGCATTTAATGAAGCTCTAGATATAGTGAGACTTGCTCGAGATAGAAATGTGCAGATTCTGTACCCAAAAGATTTTTGGTGCAGAAAAAAATGTGATCCAACGCAATTGCAAGTATTTCCTTCTCATGAAATTTCGGATGGTGAGCTTTTCTTCAAATTGATAATGGGGTTGTGCTACTTGGATATTCAATCAGAGATTTTCTTTATTCAGTAAATAAAATTGAtccaaatttgattttgattaggTTGGGTGCCTGTTGACCTTGGACCTGcatcattggaagaaatttgtTCTATGCTTACAAATTGTAAGGTACAGTAGCAATTTATTTATACCTAGACTAGACATCAAGCATGAGCTACAGttggtttattttcttaatatgtaTTCAAGTATCTTCAGATAACTATCGACATTTGGGTTGATTTATCATTTGTGTTCTAGGGAATCTTTTAAGATGGGCATTTCACGCCTGCATCTTATCTCTGCTAATTTTAGTTCAAATTTGCACATGTAATCACATCATGCAATGGCTCTAGATATTGGTTTGGATaacggttttttttttcattttaagaaaatggATTATCCATCCATTTTGAAATGTAACAAAGGCATCTCGTAACTTTTTCCTGTGAATCCATTACAGAAAATAATTTGGATTGGTCCTGTGAAATTTACTGATTCAAGTAAATACACCTATGGGGCATCTAAATTGACAAGAATACTTGAACAACTAAGCCAAAACAGCTGTGAAATAACCGTTGTTGGGACTATGGCAAGCAAACTGGTGAGACAGGAAAAAAGTTCATTGTCCTTGATAAATATGGTTGAGAATGCTTCAGTTCTATGGGAATTTCTCAAAGGAAGAAAGCTGCCTGGTGTTATGGCTGTTGACAGGGTATGCCTTAATAAACTCTATTTCTTTACACTGCTCTTCAACTATATATTTCAGGAGAGAAAAGCGGTATACTCTCAAaacattaattttcaaaactatCTTGTGTGCCTCTTATGCTTGAATTGTATTGATTTTGCCATTAGAATTCTGGAGATGACTCAGTTTCTTGAGATTATATTCAGTTTATTGGGTGCGCCTTAGATTCCAagtaaatacaatattattatgctttgttttcttttgtttttgtatttctctttttttgttgttgttgtaaacAGTTGATTCTAGTATTCCATTTTAATCGTGCTGATAAATCTGATCTTGCTTTAAGCAACGTAAAGTGTGAAAACATTCTGCATCAATGATATTGTTACTGCTTATGGTAGTTACATTTTGCAGGGATACCCTTTTGAAATCAACTGGAACAGCATTTACTCTGACCCAGCTCAATCTCTGGTTGTTGATATAGGAAgtggtatattttctttttaaattaattttcactgTGACTATGCATGCATGTGTGCATCTTATAAAATTTTCTGACTAGAAACATATTTGTTAGTTCTCAAGTACTATAAAATACATTAACAGTTGATGTGAACATATTGTCATtacatatattttcttttaaccaTAAAATTGTTGTATAACATTCCCAAATTCTGTTATAGAAGAAGAGGGAGCAAGGGACTCAGCAGAGTAAAATAAATAGAACTTCTGTTACTGTTTTTTCCATGACATATGCTCTAAATTACAGGCAATGGGCTCTTTCTTCTTGAAATGGCTAGAAGGAAGCAAGATTTAAACTTCCTTGGTTTGGAGATCAATGAAAAGGTTCTCTACTTGTTATATCCTCCCCTCCCTTCTACcctgactttttattttttgccatACCATATTACTAtgcttctttatttattattttcccttttacctgTTAACATCTTTTTCAGCTTGTTTTGCGCTGTCTGGATTCTATTCATCAATTTGGCATAAAGAATGGGTAATTGTGTTGCTTTCATAGTACAAATAGATGAGGCatcttctttgttttttattggaTTCAATGAATTGGAATTTTATCTTGGTTAAACATCCAGGAAGGGCACAAGAACATTCTGGACTTATTATAACGACACATTCAATCATGATCATGtcactaatttttttagttccttcACAGTTGAAATTTTATTCTTCTGTTTAACTTTCTAAGCTTTGGTTTCCTGTTTTCTCCATTTTAGGTACTTTATCGCTACTAATGCAACATCAACATTTCACTCTATTGTTTCTTCTTATCCAGGAGAGTTAGTTCTTGTCTCAATACAGgtcaatattaaattttgttatattttgaattataaCATTAGATTTTGACTGTTGTGGGTCTTTCTGTGCTATTGATGCTTCAATGTGCACACCCCTGTTGATGCCACTTCCATCGTTGCACCAATGAATGTATTTGCAGCATGCTACTAACCCTGCTACTAGTGAGTAGTGACCACCTTTTGAGGCATCATTCATCTTGTGATATATTTATACACTCTACTATTTCACCAATAAGCAATTTCTTTGGCACAACGAGCTCATTAGCATACAGCAAGCTACTATAGTGATGCTGCTGCCATTGGTTCCAATTTTCTGATGCCACCTAACTTAAGTGTTTGCTACTCGCATTTTTCTCACAACCATCACAAGAAGTTTCTGGCATGATTGGCATTCATGAAAGCTTTGATAATCCCTTCCCTGTATATTAGACTGAAGTGTCTTCTATTTGAGTTGTGTTGATCGCTAACTTGCAAAATAGTAAAGTAACTGTTAAAGTTGTTgtttaataatgttttatatttctagCTTGTTGTAGAAGCTGTCCTGTAATCTATCACCATAGGCTAGGCTGTAGCCTTTATCATGAACTATtttgtactatatatatatatatcatcggTCACCGTCACCAGTGCCATCATCCACCACCAACCACTGTCGTCGGTGCCACCGTCCGCCACTGGACCTATCTCCAACGCTACCTAGATCTGGGTCGTCTCTTTCAACGCGTCCCAACCCCGAAGGTTTTGAAGTCAGAAACCTCAACACGCGCTCCCACGTGCCACTGCTACACATGTCATTTGTTAAAGTATTATATTGTAGACAGTTGTATGTAGACAGCTGTGTAGGAAAAAGTGTTGAGTGTATGTGTGAGGTTGAGTGTATGTTAAGCTTTAGGTTAAGTGTGTGGGAAGTTTGATCACTCTCTCACTCTTTCTctgtactatatatatatatatgttaatataaAGGCTTTGAGTGGCTGAGAAATAAAAACTAAGCACCTTTCTAAAATCCTTCAGCAATGTAGTCCTATATTTTTtacatggtatcagagcgggtACGATCCCGTTCTGTCTGTCCGCTGCCGCTGTCTGCCGCCGTCGCCACCATCAGTCGCCGGCCGCCGTCATCTCTGACCGCCACTTTCTCCGGCGAGACTAGGGTTAGGTTTGCCTTGAAAAGTGCGACCCACCCCTGGAAGTCGCGCCACCACGCGCCATCACCATCTCTCGCTAGTTCCGGCGCGTGAAGTCCACGCGCCGCCCTCCAGCCACCGGAAACTTGCCGGACCAGTTTCAAACGTCTCGTCCTTTTCTAGGCATGTTTCAGCCCTTATTTCAGCCTTTGCTGTCCAGCTCTTGCGTTCCCTTCTCGTTCTCCGTTAGGGCTTCGTCTTTTTGATCAAAAATGACCTCCGCCAGTCCTGTGTTCTCCTTCTCTGCTGTCAGCCATTGTCTCTGCTGGGCAGCTCTCTCTTGTGTTACAAACAGCAACATTGTTACCAAGCCAGAGGGTACCCATTGCTTTGGCTTGAAGTCCTTCCTCAAAAGCAGTTGCTAAGTTTGGTATGTTTTTGTATGTTGTCAAGGCTCCCCTTCCAGTTGCCTTCCAAGTTCCATTGTGTTCTGGTTCTGAAAAGTGTCAACTTCAGGCCTTGTTCTTTCTGTTTCTTGGACATCTTCCATTGAACTTTTGAAGAAAGATTGGTAGGGATGCTACTGTTTTAAAGTTTTCTTTTAGTTTGGCCAGAAGTGCTCACAAGGTTTTTGTGTATATTCCTCTTTGAAGGAAAATTTGAGTTTGTTCAGTTTGGGTTTGGAGTTTCTACCATGCTTTCAAGGTGTTTGAGGTTATTCCCTCCTCATTTGTCTCTCTTAACCCTTTGTTGTGCAGCTCCATTGTCTCCTATCCTTCTATTAATCTGTTGTGTGGTCTGCTGTTTAATATCGCTGTCCTCAGGGTTCGATCTGGTCAAGAACCCTACTATAGGTCATTTGTTGATCCAATTGTCCAGCAACTTCTTCCTTGTCTCTGTCCTTGAAGCAATTGCTGTCCCTGGGGTTCAATCTGGTCAAGAACctctactattaaaaaaaaaagtcatttaagtTTCTATCCATGGTGGTTAAGCATTGATGTCAAGCTTCTACCATGGATGGTTAAACATTGATGTGTTGCTTCTGCCTTTATGGTGGTTAAGCATTCAAAAACTGTGTTTTGCTTCTGTCTTGAGTGGTTAAGCACCATGTTTAGCTTCTGCTCTTGATGGTTAAGCTTTGGTTAGCTTCTACCTTTTAGGTGGTTAAGTGTGTTTGCTTCTGTTAAGTGGTTAAGCATTGTGTTGTGGCTTCTCCTTAATGATTCAGCATATTCCAATTGTCCTTGAATGTTTTTCAGTCATTTTCAATTTGTTGCCAATGTATTTCTGGCATGTTTCATTGTCTATTTTTCTACTTATATTGTTCATCCCAAGCTGAAAATGTTGACTCCACCTTCCATCTCGTGAGGGGGAGTGTGTTGTCTCCTAATCAGTACTAATCATTTTGAAGTCTAGTCCTGCAGCAGCTTTTGTTTCTGGGAATTCGTTGTTTCCTTCTTCAAGTCCTACCACATCTTTTGAACTTGGCACCTCTGCTCCCTCTTCGCCGGTCTAATCTGTTAGCTCCAATGTGGTCCAAGTTCTACTTTAGTTGGCAGTTCACCAAGTCTACATTTGGCTCCACATTTAGTACATCATCG
This region includes:
- the LOC114382571 gene encoding uncharacterized protein LOC114382571 isoform X5; the encoded protein is MLQPQLTMRRECDKKNQSVYNATYTIKYLHEAGANVILVSDWNMNTPEFHIESVADFVSEVLQIQVVPLHGSSFNKLSKTNGLEKENILLLENLSNIKEEVANSLEFARVLSSGVDIFVNDSFSNSHKVLASTVGVTRFCYVCIAGFHFEERLCLLKNLAEESRKPYVAILGGGNLYDKAASFQFLASRCQGFVFVGMMSFQVMHALGVSVPRNLVDHKAFNEALDIVRLARDRNVQILYPKDFWCRKKCDPTQLQVFPSHEISDGWVPVDLGPASLEEICSMLTNCKKIIWIGPVKFTDSSKYTYGASKLTRILEQLSQNSCEITVVGTMASKLVRQEKSSLSLINMVENASVLWEFLKGRKLPGVMAVDRGYPFEINWNSIYSDPAQSLVVDIGSGNGLFLLEMARRKQDLNFLGLEINEKLVLRCLDSIHQFGIKNGYFIATNATSTFHSIVSSYPGELVLVSIQCPNPDFNKPEHRWRMLQRSLIEAVVDLLAPNGKIFLQSDVEAVAIRMKEQFFRYGKGKLDLEHWQSEWLEENPFGVRSDWERHVLERGAPMYRMMFTKSSDIRKV
- the LOC114382571 gene encoding uncharacterized protein LOC114382571 isoform X2 — encoded protein: MLQPQLTMREFPREELFGKVVMVRFDSNILLRRECDKKNQSVYNATYTIKYLHEAGANVILVSDWNMNTPEFHIESVADFVSEVLQIQVVPLHGSSFNKLSKTNGLEKENILLLENLSNIKEEVANSLEFARVLSSGVDIFVNDSFSNSHKVLASTVGVTRFCYVCIAGFHFEERLCLLKNLAEESRKPYVAILGGGNLYDKAASFQFLASRCQGFVFVGMMSFQVMHALGVSVPRNLVDHKAFNEALDIVRLARDRNVQILYPKDFWCRKKCDPTQLQVFPSHEISDGWVPVDLGPASLEEICSMLTNCKKIIWIGPVKFTDSSKYTYGASKLTRILEQLSQNSCEITVVGTMASKLVRQEKSSLSLINMVENASVLWEFLKGRKLPGVMAVDRGYPFEINWNSIYSDPAQSLVVDIGSGNGLFLLEMARRKQDLNFLGLEINEKLVLRCLDSIHQFGIKNGYFIATNATSTFHSIVSSYPGELVLVSIQCPNPDFNKPEHRWRMLQRSLIEAVVDLLAPNGKIFLQSDVEAVAIRMKEQFFRYGKGKLDLEHWQSEWLEENPFGVRSDWERHVLERGAPMYRMMFTKSSDIRKV
- the LOC114382571 gene encoding uncharacterized protein LOC114382571 isoform X4, with product MMGHLVNLLHGTVFLNKLYPNDFPKLFKQKTCSHTGNLGKFHKYNGAPLAWQGSGQLANHVATSVNHEIYFSNGGELNGIPHIRTLREFPREELFGKVVMVRFDSNILLRRECDKKNQSVYNATYTIKYLHEAGANVILVSDWNMNTPEFHIESVADFVSEVLQIQVVPLHGSSFNKLSKTNGLEKENILLLENLSNIKEEVANSLEFARVLSSGVDIFVNDSFSNSHKVLASTVGVTRFCYVCIAGFHFEERLCLLKNLAEESRKPYVAILGGGNLYDKAASFQFLASRCQGFVFVGMMSFQVMHALGVSVPRNLVDHKAFNEALDIVRLARDRNVQILYPKDFWCRKKCDPTQLQVFPSHEISDGWVPVDLGPASLEEICSMLTNCKKIIWIGPVKFTDSSKYTYGASKLTRILEQLSQNSCEITVVGTMASKLVRQEKSSLSLINMVENASVLWEFLKGRKLPGVMAVDRGYPFEINWNSIYSDPAQSLVVDIGSGNGLFLLEMARRKQDLNFLGLEINEKLVLRCLDSIHQFGIKNGYFIATNATSTFHSIVSSYPGELVLVSIQGMMLSKFPN
- the LOC114382571 gene encoding uncharacterized protein LOC114382571 isoform X1 is translated as MMGHLVNLLHGTVFLNKLYPNDFPKLFKQKTCSHTGNLGKFHKYNGAPLAWQGSGQLANHVATSVNHEIYFSNGGELNGIPHIRTLREFPREELFGKVVMVRFDSNILLRRECDKKNQSVYNATYTIKYLHEAGANVILVSDWNMNTPEFHIESVADFVSEVLQIQVVPLHGSSFNKLSKTNGLEKENILLLENLSNIKEEVANSLEFARVLSSGVDIFVNDSFSNSHKVLASTVGVTRFCYVCIAGFHFEERLCLLKNLAEESRKPYVAILGGGNLYDKAASFQFLASRCQGFVFVGMMSFQVMHALGVSVPRNLVDHKAFNEALDIVRLARDRNVQILYPKDFWCRKKCDPTQLQVFPSHEISDGWVPVDLGPASLEEICSMLTNCKKIIWIGPVKFTDSSKYTYGASKLTRILEQLSQNSCEITVVGTMASKLVRQEKSSLSLINMVENASVLWEFLKGRKLPGVMAVDRGYPFEINWNSIYSDPAQSLVVDIGSGNGLFLLEMARRKQDLNFLGLEINEKLVLRCLDSIHQFGIKNGYFIATNATSTFHSIVSSYPGELVLVSIQCPNPDFNKPEHRWRMLQRSLIEAVVDLLAPNGKIFLQSDVEAVAIRMKEQFFRYGKGKLDLEHWQSEWLEENPFGVRSDWERHVLERGAPMYRMMFTKSSDIRKV
- the LOC114382571 gene encoding uncharacterized protein LOC114382571 isoform X3 — protein: MLQPQLTMREELFGKVVMVRFDSNILLRRECDKKNQSVYNATYTIKYLHEAGANVILVSDWNMNTPEFHIESVADFVSEVLQIQVVPLHGSSFNKLSKTNGLEKENILLLENLSNIKEEVANSLEFARVLSSGVDIFVNDSFSNSHKVLASTVGVTRFCYVCIAGFHFEERLCLLKNLAEESRKPYVAILGGGNLYDKAASFQFLASRCQGFVFVGMMSFQVMHALGVSVPRNLVDHKAFNEALDIVRLARDRNVQILYPKDFWCRKKCDPTQLQVFPSHEISDGWVPVDLGPASLEEICSMLTNCKKIIWIGPVKFTDSSKYTYGASKLTRILEQLSQNSCEITVVGTMASKLVRQEKSSLSLINMVENASVLWEFLKGRKLPGVMAVDRGYPFEINWNSIYSDPAQSLVVDIGSGNGLFLLEMARRKQDLNFLGLEINEKLVLRCLDSIHQFGIKNGYFIATNATSTFHSIVSSYPGELVLVSIQCPNPDFNKPEHRWRMLQRSLIEAVVDLLAPNGKIFLQSDVEAVAIRMKEQFFRYGKGKLDLEHWQSEWLEENPFGVRSDWERHVLERGAPMYRMMFTKSSDIRKV